The Streptomyces sp. HUAS MG91 sequence ACCGGCTCGCCGCGGTCGGCGCCGAGCCCACCGCCGCCATGGACCCCTTTGTCGGCGCCCTCGACGGCTTCCACAAGCAGACCGCCCCGTCGGACTGGCTGGAGGGCCTGGTCAAGGCGTACGTGGGTGACTCGATCGCCTCCGACTTCTACCGGGAGGTCGCGGCCCGGCTCGACTCGGACACCCGTGAGCTGGTGCTCGCCGTGCTCGACGACACCGGGCACGCGTCCTTCGCCGTCGAGAAGGTGCGGGCCGCCATCGAGGCCGAGCCGCGCGTCGGCGGCCGGCTCGCGCTGTGGGCGCGGCGGCTGATGGGCGAGGCCCTGTCGCAGTCCCAGCGGGTGGTCGCCGACCGCGACGCCCTGTCGACCATGCTGGTCGGGGGCGTCGCCGACGGCTTCGACCTGGCCGAGGTCGGCCGGATGTTCTCGCGGATCACCGAGGCGCACACCAAGCGGATGGCTGCCCTCGGACTCGCCGCCTAGCGGCTCCCGCGGCGGCGGCCTCGCTCAGGCCGACGTCGTGAGCCGGTGCGCTCTGCTTCGGGTGGGGCGCAGCAGCAGTGACAGCAGGGCCACCGCCATCACGATCGAGCCGCCGAGCGTGGCCAGCTCATGGCCGGACCCCAGCGACGTGTGCGTGACGAACGCCCCGAACAGGGCGCCGACGATCCCGGTCGCCAGCACCAGCCTGCGCGACGGCAGGCGGTGCGGCAGACGGCTGCTCGCGGCCCAGGCGAGGGCCAGACCGAGCAGTGCGGATCCAAGAGCTTCCAGAAGCATGGAGAGGGTCCCTCCCGCGCGGCCAGTAGGTGCAAATCGGTCCTAGCCGGTCTACCCCTGGTACCCGGAACGCAACCCTCCCTGTGTGCTTCGGCTGTGCCCGCGCTGTGCGTGTCCGAGAACGCGGAAGGGGCCCGACAGCATCACGCTGTCGGGCCCCTTCCCTTGCTCGTCCCCGCTCTACAGAGGGCCGAAGCCCACCTTCCGCACCGCGGGCTCGCCCAGCTCCACATAGGCGAGACGGTCGGCCGGGACCAGGACCTTGCGGCCCTTCTCGTCCGTCAGGGAAAGCAGCTGCGCCTTGCCGGACAGCGCCGCGGACACCGCGCCCTCGACCTCCTCGGCGGACTGGCCGCTCTCCAGAACGATCTCGCGGGGCGTGTGCAGCACGCCGATCTTGACCTCCACGGCCTTGTCCCTCCGACGATCCGTGATGCGCGCGGTCTACCGCGCCGTACGCAGCACAGATTAGCCCGCCCGGCCGACGCACCCGGTGTCCCGGCCGCACGCCAAGAGCGAACAGCGGACCGGGAACAAAACGGGGCGGTGGGCGACCACTCGGATCAGGAGTGCTCCGTGCCGTGCAGCGGGAACCCCGCGATACCGCGCCAGGCCAGCGAGCTGAGCAGCTGCACCGCCTTGTCGCGGGGCACCGGACTCTCGCTGGACAGCCAGTAGCGCGCCACGACCTGAGAGACACCGCCGAGCCCCACGGCGAGCAGCATCGACTCGTCCTTGGACAGACCGGTGTCCTCGGCGATGACGTCCGAGATCGCCTCGGCGCACTGCAGGCTGACCCGGTCGACGCGCTCGCGCACCGCCGGCTCGTTCGTCAGGTCCGACTCGAAGACGAGGCGGAACGCGCCGCCCTCGTCCTGGACGTACGCGAAATAGGCGTCCATGGTCGCCTGCACGCGCTGCTTGTTGTCCGACGTCGACGCGAGCGCCGTGCGCACCGACTGCAGCAGGGACTCGCAGTGCTGGTCGAGCAGGGCGAGGTAGAGCTCCAGCTTGCCCGGGAAGTGCTGGTAGAGGACCGGCTTGCTGACACCGGCGCGCTCGGCGATGTCGTCCATCGCGGCCGCGTGGTACCCCTGCGCGACGAACACTTCCTGTGCCGCGCCCAGAAGTTGATTGCGTCGGGCACGGCGCGGCAGGCGTGTGCCCTTGGGGCGCGCTGCCTCCGTCTGCTCGATGGCTGTCACGCCGCCTCCCAATTATCGTCCGTGTACTGCGGTGTGCGCCGCGCCGTCATCGTACTTTTGGGTAACCAGGATGTGCGCGGTGCGAGCGCAGAATTTCACGGACCGGACGTCTGTGAAAGCCGCTCCTAGCGGCCCTGCGGTAGCAAAGTGGCGCATACCGATGGGTGGGGCGACGGGCGCGACGGGCGTGCGGTCGGCACCATCGGTGCCGGTGAGGTCACCGATAGTCGTCCTCGTCGAGGGCCACCACCCGCGCCTGCTCCGCCCGGTCCGCCTCGTCGGCGCCGTCAGGGTCGGCCGGATCGACCGGCATGTCGTCCTGCTCGGGGGTCAGCTCGACCGACTGCTCGGCGGCGTCGGCCTCCGGCTCCTCCACGCCGATCTCCGCGGGCCGGTTGTCTGTGAATGTTCCGGGATCGCTCGGGTCGACCGTCATCGGTGGCTCCCTTCCTCACTGGTTCGTGCGTGGGCGGGTGCCCTGTATCGAGCGTAGGAGACACCCGATCGGGGCGCTATGCGATCTGTCGCCGTAGCTCATTCCCGCGTCGTGCCCCGGATTCCCCACGGGGAAGAGAAGGCTTTGGGGAGAGCTGTGCGGGATCTGTGACGGCGAACACACGCTCCTCAGTGTGATCACCTCGTAACATATGCCGCATGCCTTCGACCGATTCGCCGCGTGTGCCTCCCGCCGTCGCCGCCGTGGCGCCCAAGCCGGGTGCCGTTCAGGTCGCGGAGGGCGAGAGACTGCGCTCGGTCGGTCTGCCGGGGATGACGCTGACGATCCGGTCGCGGCCGGGGACGCGGGAAGGACTGCCGCCCGCGCTGTACGTCCATGGTCTCGGCGGTTCCTCGCAGAACTGGTCGGCGCTGATGCCGCGCCTCGAGGACGTCGTCGACGGCGAGGCCGTCGACCTGCCCGGCTTCGGCGACTCGCCGCCACCGGACGACGGCAACTACTCGGTGACCGGCCACGCGCGCGCGGTCATCCGCTATCTCGACACCGAGCGGCGCGGCCCTGTGCACCTCTTCGGGAACTCGCTGGGCGGCGCCGTCGCCACCCGGGTCGCCGCCGTGCGCCCCGATCTCGTCCGCACGCTGACCCTGGTGTCGCCGGCGCTCCCGGAGATCCGGGTCCAGCGCACCGCCCTGCCGACCGGACTGCTCGCCGTGCCCGGAGTGGCCGCGCTCTTCACCCGTCTCACCAAGGAGTGGACGGCCGAGCAGCGCGTGAGCGGCGTCATGGCCCTCTGCTACGGCGACCCGAACCGCGTCACGGAGGAGGGCCTGCGGGCCGCGGTCGAGGAGATGGAACGGCGGCTGAGACTCCCGTACTTCTGGGACGCGATGGCCCGCTCCGCGCGCGGGATCGTGAACGCGTACACCCTCGGTGGCCAGCACGGTCTGTGGCGACAGGCGGCCCGTGTGCTCGCGCCGACATTGCTCGTCTACGGTGGACGGGACCAGCTCGTCTCCTACCGGATGGCGGCGCGTGCGGCGCGCACCTTCCGGGAGTCGCGCCTCCTCACGCTCCCCGACGCGGGGCACGTCGCGATGATGGAGTATCCGGACGCGGTCGCCACGGCGTTCCGGGAACTCCTCGCGGACGCCGAGGCGTTGAACGAGACGCGCGTGACGGGGGAGCGGAGCGGGTCCGTGCCGGACGAGGCACGTGAGGCGCAGGACGCGCCGGACAGTACGACACACCGATCGACGTTGGGGAGCTGAGGCGGCGAGTGGGACGGCACAGCCGCCGAGGGCCGGCAGACAACGGCGACACCGCCGACATACCAGTACCACCCGAGCTCCGCAGTCCGCCGCAGGCGGGCCCGGGCTCCGGGCGCCGCCGCAGGGACACCGCCACGGAGGGCGCGGAGGGCGTCACCGAGACCGCTCCCCGTACGCCCGCGCGACCGGGTGGCCCGTCCGCGCGCGGCGGCCACCCCGAGCAGCGGGAGTCGGGCGGCGGCTGGGGCGACCCCAAATCCGTCGCAGGGACGCGGACCGGTGCGGCGCGGAGTGACACGCGGGGCGAGTCCAGGACTCCGTCGCGGGCGACGGCCACACCGGCGGCAGGGACGCCGACCGTGCCGCATCCGCGATCGGGCCTGGGGCGGCCCCGCCAGGAGTACGTCGACGCGTTCGACGCGTTCGACACCTCCGGGCGCCGGGGTCCGTACACCTCCGTCACCGACTGGGACACCGACACCGACACCGACGCCGATCGTGACGTCGACGAGGCTCCCGAGGCGGATGCCTCGGGCGCTGGCGCGGGCCCGGACGGGACCGCTTCGGCCGGCGCGGGCACGGACGGCGGGCGGGAGAAGCGCGGCAAGGGACTCACCTTCACCGGTATCGCCGCCGCGGCCGTGACCACCGTGCTCGCCGTCGTCGTCGCGGGCCAGGTCGCCGACGGGCACGGCGGATCGTCCGGCGATCCCTCGGCGAAGTCGGCGGACGGCTCGCGCGTCCACGACGACTCCGCGTCCCGCTCGGACGACCGGGCGACGCCGTCGCGGACCGCGCAGGCCGCCCCGGCGACGTACGACCAGAAAATGGCGAAGAAGTACCCGCTCGCGGCCGACCTGAAGGCCTCGGGGAAGTTCGACGCGGTCGGCGGTTTCGACAAGGCACCGGGCAGCGGGCAGAAGTTCCGCTACCGCGTCGACGTGGAGAAGGGGCTCGGGCTCGACGGCGCGCTGTTCGCGCAGGCCGTGCAGAAGACCCTGAACGACAAGCGGAGCTGGGCCCACGACAACGCCCGCACCTTCGAGCGGATCTCCTCCGGCAAGCCGGACTTCGTGATCACGCTGGCCAGCCCGGGGACCACCGCGGACTGGTGTGCGAAGTCGGGACTCGACACCACCGAGGACAACGTGTCGTGCGACTCGGCCGCCACCGATCGCGTGATGATCAACGCCTATCGGTGGGCACAGGGCTCGAAGACGTACGACAAGGTGCTCCACGGCAGCGCCATCCACCCCTACCGGCAGATGCTCATCAACCACGAGGTCGGGCACCGGCTCGGCTTCAACCACGTCACCTGCTCGCAGGACGGCGCGCTCGCGCCCGTGATGCAGCAGCAGACCAAGTTCCTGACCTTCGACGGGATCACCTGCAAGCCCAACCCCTGGGCCTACCCCAACGCCTGACGCTTCGTGGCGTTGCGTAGCCGGATGATCTCTTAGCGCGACAGAACGTCACGCGCACGCGAAAGTTACGCCCGTTCACCCCTTTTGGTGGCGCGATGGACAACCGTCCATCGCGCCACCGGCATGTCCGCATACGTTCGTCCCGCTGCGAGCCGCCGACCCAACGGCGGCTCCCCATACGGGAGATCGGGGGTGTACTCGTGCGTATCGGACTGCTGACAGAGGGTGGCTATCCGTATGTGAGCGGTGAGGCCAGACTCTGGTGCGACCGGCTCGTGCGCGGGCTCGAGCAGCACGAGTTCGACATCTACGCGCTCAGCCGCAGCCAGGAGCAGGAGGACGCGGGCTGGCTCGAACTGCCCCCGCAGGTCGGCCTGGTGCGGACCGCGCCGCTGTGGACGGCGCGGACGGGAACCGGTGACGACGGGGCGTGCGGCGGCGCACTCGGGCGGCGCGCCCGGCGCCGGTTCGCCGCCCTCTACGCGGAGCTGGCCGAGGCCGTGATCGGCGGACCCGACGAGGCGGACCGTTTCGCCAGCGCGCTGTACGGGCTGGCCGAACTCGCCAGGGACGAGGGCGGACTGGGACCCGCGCTGCGCTCCGAGACCGCCGTGCGCATCCTGGAGCGCGCCTGTCGCGCGCCGGGCGCCCGGCGCGCCGCCCGGGGAGCCCGGGTGCCCGACCTGCTCGCCTTCGCGGCAGAGGTCGAGTGCGCGCTGCGCCCCCTCTCCCTCGACTGGTACGACGACGCGTCCGGCGGATCCGGTGGCGGTGGGCTCGGCGCCGTCGACCTCTGCCACGCCACGTCAGGCGGGTCCGCGGCCCTGCCCGGCCTGATCGCCAAGCGGTTCCACGGCGTACCGCTGCTCGTCACCGAGTACGGGGTGCGGCTGCGGGCCCGCTACATCGCGGCGGGCGACGCCGAGTTGAGTGCGCCGGTGCGCGCGCTCCTCGCCGCCTTCCACGGCCGGCTCGCCGCCGAGGTCTACCGGCAGGCCGCCGTCATCACCCCCGGCAATGCCCACGCCAGGCGCTGGCAGGAACGGTGCGGCGCCGACCGCGCCAAACTGCGCACCGTCCACCCCGGCATGGAGGCGTCCCGCTTCGCCGAGGTCGGCGAGCGCGAGGAGCCGGGGGAGCCGGACACCCTGGTCTGGGTCGGCCGGATCGATCCGTCCAAGGACCTCATCTCCCTGCTCCACGCCTTCGCCGAGGTCCGCAAGGAGGAGCCGGGGGCCCGCCTGCGCATCGTGGGGGCGATGCCGACGGACTCGGGTTCCGGCTCCGGCTCCGGTGAGGGCCGGGAGGCCGAGGCCTATCTCGGGCACTGCAAGGCCCTGGCCGCGCAGCTCTTCCCCGACGAGGCGACGGGCCTCCATGCCATGGGCGAGAACCCGGTCTCCTTCGAGGAACTCGGCGCCCCCGAGGCCCCCGGTCTCGCCGAGGTCTACGGCTCCGGCAGCGTCGTCGTCCTCTCCAGCGTCGTCGAAGGCTTTCCGATCAGTCTGGTCGAGGCCATGTTCTGCGGGCGCGCCACGGTGTCGACCGACGTGGGCGCCGTCGTCGAGGTGATCGGCGGTACCGGTCTCGTGGTGCCCCCGCGCAACCCGCGCGCCCTCGCCGAGGCCTGTGTGGCCCTTCTGCGCGACTCCGACCGCCGCGAGCGACTCGGCGCCGCCGCCCGGGCGCGAGCCCTGGAGCTCTTCACCGTCGAGCAGAACGTCACGGCATTTCGCGGCATTTACCTGGAGATCGTCTCGCACTGCCCGGTGCGCCGGGAGGCCGTGGACGACGCCGGTGAACCCCGCCCGTTCGCCCACCCGCCCGAGGCCCATGTGCCGGGGAGATGGACGGCACCCGCCGCCGG is a genomic window containing:
- a CDS encoding ferritin-like fold-containing protein, with product MRFMETPDNATPASEATDAATDAPTGIAAQDWATASADENYRAAVVDLLGALAYGELAAFERLAEDAKLAPTLADKAELAKMASAEFHHFEQLRDRLAAVGAEPTAAMDPFVGALDGFHKQTAPSDWLEGLVKAYVGDSIASDFYREVAARLDSDTRELVLAVLDDTGHASFAVEKVRAAIEAEPRVGGRLALWARRLMGEALSQSQRVVADRDALSTMLVGGVADGFDLAEVGRMFSRITEAHTKRMAALGLAA
- a CDS encoding DUF3107 domain-containing protein, which gives rise to MEVKIGVLHTPREIVLESGQSAEEVEGAVSAALSGKAQLLSLTDEKGRKVLVPADRLAYVELGEPAVRKVGFGPL
- a CDS encoding TetR/AcrR family transcriptional regulator encodes the protein MTAIEQTEAARPKGTRLPRRARRNQLLGAAQEVFVAQGYHAAAMDDIAERAGVSKPVLYQHFPGKLELYLALLDQHCESLLQSVRTALASTSDNKQRVQATMDAYFAYVQDEGGAFRLVFESDLTNEPAVRERVDRVSLQCAEAISDVIAEDTGLSKDESMLLAVGLGGVSQVVARYWLSSESPVPRDKAVQLLSSLAWRGIAGFPLHGTEHS
- a CDS encoding alpha/beta hydrolase, translated to MPSTDSPRVPPAVAAVAPKPGAVQVAEGERLRSVGLPGMTLTIRSRPGTREGLPPALYVHGLGGSSQNWSALMPRLEDVVDGEAVDLPGFGDSPPPDDGNYSVTGHARAVIRYLDTERRGPVHLFGNSLGGAVATRVAAVRPDLVRTLTLVSPALPEIRVQRTALPTGLLAVPGVAALFTRLTKEWTAEQRVSGVMALCYGDPNRVTEEGLRAAVEEMERRLRLPYFWDAMARSARGIVNAYTLGGQHGLWRQAARVLAPTLLVYGGRDQLVSYRMAARAARTFRESRLLTLPDAGHVAMMEYPDAVATAFRELLADAEALNETRVTGERSGSVPDEAREAQDAPDSTTHRSTLGS
- a CDS encoding DUF3152 domain-containing protein, whose translation is MRRRVGRHSRRGPADNGDTADIPVPPELRSPPQAGPGSGRRRRDTATEGAEGVTETAPRTPARPGGPSARGGHPEQRESGGGWGDPKSVAGTRTGAARSDTRGESRTPSRATATPAAGTPTVPHPRSGLGRPRQEYVDAFDAFDTSGRRGPYTSVTDWDTDTDTDADRDVDEAPEADASGAGAGPDGTASAGAGTDGGREKRGKGLTFTGIAAAAVTTVLAVVVAGQVADGHGGSSGDPSAKSADGSRVHDDSASRSDDRATPSRTAQAAPATYDQKMAKKYPLAADLKASGKFDAVGGFDKAPGSGQKFRYRVDVEKGLGLDGALFAQAVQKTLNDKRSWAHDNARTFERISSGKPDFVITLASPGTTADWCAKSGLDTTEDNVSCDSAATDRVMINAYRWAQGSKTYDKVLHGSAIHPYRQMLINHEVGHRLGFNHVTCSQDGALAPVMQQQTKFLTFDGITCKPNPWAYPNA
- a CDS encoding DUF3492 domain-containing protein, translating into MRIGLLTEGGYPYVSGEARLWCDRLVRGLEQHEFDIYALSRSQEQEDAGWLELPPQVGLVRTAPLWTARTGTGDDGACGGALGRRARRRFAALYAELAEAVIGGPDEADRFASALYGLAELARDEGGLGPALRSETAVRILERACRAPGARRAARGARVPDLLAFAAEVECALRPLSLDWYDDASGGSGGGGLGAVDLCHATSGGSAALPGLIAKRFHGVPLLVTEYGVRLRARYIAAGDAELSAPVRALLAAFHGRLAAEVYRQAAVITPGNAHARRWQERCGADRAKLRTVHPGMEASRFAEVGEREEPGEPDTLVWVGRIDPSKDLISLLHAFAEVRKEEPGARLRIVGAMPTDSGSGSGSGEGREAEAYLGHCKALAAQLFPDEATGLHAMGENPVSFEELGAPEAPGLAEVYGSGSVVVLSSVVEGFPISLVEAMFCGRATVSTDVGAVVEVIGGTGLVVPPRNPRALAEACVALLRDSDRRERLGAAARARALELFTVEQNVTAFRGIYLEIVSHCPVRREAVDDAGEPRPFAHPPEAHVPGRWTAPAAGGIGGTWLAGRSSGAGAPSWASASGDSRDSRDSRDGDGGGGGGGGREELAGVTRGRGEGDA